TTAGAGACAATGTAAGGGCATCTGCAGTAGCAATTGATGCTCTCGCAGCAGTACCGTCCAGTAAAGGAATAAATTCTTCTTCAACCTCTGCCCCCTGCATAATACTATGGAAATACTTCATCTCTTTTTCCATAATCGAATGCAGCCACATTGGTGGTGTTTGATTTGGTTTACCATAGGCAATCGCTTGGTCAGACTTTAGCCCACTATAAATTCTTGTACGATCCTCATCTTCTTCTTTTGATTCATGCAATAAATATCTTTCCTCTTTCTCCGGTGTTTTTAAAACTACTTTTACATCTTGCAAATCGATTAAAATTGCACCTTTCGTTCCTTGGATTTTTACATAATGATCGCTCCATCTAAAAGCAGACCCATATTGTAATGTTGCAAATCGTTTATTTTCAAATTCAAGCGTAATTAATAACATATCATCTTCATCACCAAATTGTTCTCCTTGATGAGCAACATTCCCCCCAACCATTGACACACGTTTAGCTGGACCCATTAAAAACTGAATAAAATCAAGTTCATGAATATGATGATATAAATGACCACCTGAAAGTTCCCTTTGCTTTTTCCAACTTACTTCTTTTTGTGCTTCTTCCCAGCCATTACGTTCTGCGTGACAGAAAAGAATTTCACCAATTTCACCTTCGTTAATCAATTTTTTAGCTGTACGTACCCCGTTCATAAAATTCATGACATGACCTGCCATAAATGTAACGCCATTTTGTTTCGTAGCTTCAATCATCTCATTACAATCTTCATAGGATAAGGCAATTGGTTTTTCACAAAATACATGTTTGTTATTTTGT
The genomic region above belongs to Lysinibacillus sp. FSL W8-0992 and contains:
- a CDS encoding Gfo/Idh/MocA family protein, coding for MSQINYGVVGTGYFGAGLARILNSLEDAKIVAVYDPNNAEVVAKELDSEVEPDIEALCQRADIDAVIIASPNGFHKHPVLSAAQNNKHVFCEKPIALSYEDCNEMIEATKQNGVTFMAGHVMNFMNGVRTAKKLINEGEIGEILFCHAERNGWEEAQKEVSWKKQRELSGGHLYHHIHELDFIQFLMGPAKRVSMVGGNVAHQGEQFGDEDDMLLITLEFENKRFATLQYGSAFRWSDHYVKIQGTKGAILIDLQDVKVVLKTPEKEERYLLHESKEEDEDRTRIYSGLKSDQAIAYGKPNQTPPMWLHSIMEKEMKYFHSIMQGAEVEEEFIPLLDGTAARASIATADALTLSLNEDRKVSVEEIVSKGVFQK